The following are from one region of the Cetobacterium somerae genome:
- a CDS encoding cyclic nucleotide-binding domain-containing protein, whose protein sequence is MKKISMENINKSLKLNIDKYGNIFGSLTSNMEVEIFNPGEKIIFYNAPLEKLRFMIQGRAKILFVHEDGKQSIIHFVKKGEYLGELSFLEIEKDPKEVISIIESIFVSIDMSLAKKELVKDTQFLFNLSKFIGNKMLERTYFHSKNQNYGLKNRLAGYILMSQSNEIYLEKHTETAEYLGVSYRQLLYIFKEFLDQGVLIKLKKGYKVNIKKLELLAKDTVIA, encoded by the coding sequence ATGAAGAAAATTTCAATGGAAAATATAAATAAAAGTTTAAAATTAAATATTGATAAATATGGGAATATTTTTGGTTCCCTTACCTCTAATATGGAAGTTGAAATTTTTAATCCTGGGGAAAAGATTATTTTTTATAATGCCCCTCTTGAAAAATTGAGATTTATGATTCAAGGGAGAGCCAAGATACTCTTTGTCCATGAGGATGGGAAGCAATCCATAATTCATTTTGTTAAAAAAGGGGAGTATTTAGGAGAACTGAGTTTTTTAGAGATTGAAAAAGACCCTAAGGAAGTTATTTCAATTATAGAATCGATTTTTGTTTCAATTGATATGTCTCTAGCTAAAAAGGAGTTAGTTAAAGATACTCAGTTTCTATTTAATTTATCTAAATTTATTGGAAATAAGATGTTAGAACGAACTTACTTCCACTCTAAAAATCAAAATTATGGACTAAAAAATAGACTAGCTGGATATATTTTAATGTCTCAAAGCAATGAGATATATTTAGAAAAACACACTGAAACAGCGGAATATCTAGGAGTAAGTTATAGACAGCTTCTATATATTTTTAAAGAGTTTTTAGACCAAGGGGTGCTTATAAAACTTAAAAAAGGTTACAAAGTCAATATAAAAAAATTGGAATTATTAGCCAAGGACACAGTTATAGCTTAG